Proteins co-encoded in one Methylobacterium sp. WL1 genomic window:
- a CDS encoding PIG-L family deacetylase — MPIALALSPHLDDAAFSCGGLLASLAREGWHVVMATLFTGSVADPTGFALACQLDKGLSAAVDYMALRRAEDIQAAVALGIAPPRHLPFREAPHRGYGSAPELFSQTRGDDAITADLAPALAALIAAERPDLVLAPQAIGGHVDHVQAVRALRGLDGLPPILWWRDFPYTVREAAPREPLAALFAGLPAHRMTLDPEAQARKRAACAAYGSQIGFQFGGPAGLDARLAREEGIERFRLTGRLAAPIPGLDAA; from the coding sequence GTGCCGATAGCCCTCGCCCTCTCGCCCCATCTCGACGACGCGGCCTTCTCCTGCGGCGGACTGCTCGCGAGCCTCGCCCGAGAGGGCTGGCACGTAGTGATGGCGACGCTGTTCACCGGCAGCGTCGCCGACCCGACGGGGTTCGCGCTGGCCTGCCAGCTCGACAAGGGCCTGTCGGCCGCCGTCGACTACATGGCCCTGCGCCGGGCCGAGGACATCCAGGCCGCGGTCGCGCTCGGGATCGCGCCGCCCCGGCACCTGCCGTTCCGCGAGGCGCCGCACCGGGGCTACGGCTCCGCGCCGGAACTGTTTTCCCAGACGCGCGGGGATGACGCCATCACGGCCGACCTGGCGCCGGCCCTGGCGGCTCTGATCGCCGCGGAGCGGCCCGATCTCGTCCTCGCCCCGCAGGCCATCGGCGGCCATGTCGACCACGTCCAGGCCGTCCGTGCCCTGCGCGGCCTCGACGGGCTGCCCCCGATCCTGTGGTGGCGCGACTTCCCCTACACGGTCCGCGAGGCCGCACCCCGGGAGCCCCTGGCCGCGCTGTTCGCCGGGTTGCCAGCGCACCGGATGACGCTCGATCCAGAGGCCCAGGCGCGCAAGCGCGCCGCCTGCGCGGCCTATGGCAGCCAGATCGGGTTCCAATTCGGCGGACCGGCCGGCCTCGACGCGCGGCTCGCCCGGGAGGAGGGGATCGAGCGCTTCCGCCTCACCGGCCGCCTCGCCGCGCCGATCCCCGGTCTCGATGCCGCCTGA
- a CDS encoding lysylphosphatidylglycerol synthase domain-containing protein — protein MNFQGQHRGPAEPVEPVKHDAVADKPRKSWSSRYAWIGTAASIVLFAVSLGVLWKLVQSVSWAEVRAAVTAATGEQLGLAFLFVGISYLFLTGYDALALRQLRIKVPYRITALASFTSYAVSFTLGFPLLTAGTIRYWIYARQGLSTAKIAALTVIAGFTFWLGMGVVLGLSLIIEAGQLAGLAFTSIRINQGVGLVALGLVLGYLAWVSAKKRSITVKQWRLELPGASVSIGQMIVGIGDVCAAAAVLYVLLPQGMTLGFTTFLAIYVLAAMLGIASNAPGGIGVFEATILLALSSLPRNEVLTSLLLFRGCYYVVPFVVALAMLGLYEIVKRAGGARDPGPPEGTAGPSGRPWPDDTESR, from the coding sequence ATGAACTTTCAGGGACAGCACCGGGGACCGGCAGAGCCGGTCGAGCCGGTCAAGCACGACGCTGTCGCGGACAAGCCGCGCAAGAGCTGGAGCAGCCGGTATGCCTGGATCGGCACGGCCGCCAGCATCGTGCTGTTCGCGGTCTCGCTGGGCGTGCTGTGGAAGCTCGTCCAGAGCGTGAGCTGGGCGGAGGTGCGGGCGGCGGTGACGGCGGCGACCGGCGAGCAGCTCGGCCTCGCCTTCCTGTTCGTCGGGATCAGCTACCTGTTCCTGACGGGCTACGACGCGCTGGCCCTGCGCCAGCTCCGAATCAAGGTGCCGTACCGGATCACCGCGCTCGCCTCTTTCACCAGCTACGCGGTGAGCTTCACCCTCGGCTTCCCGCTGCTGACCGCCGGCACGATCCGCTACTGGATCTACGCCCGGCAGGGCCTGTCCACAGCCAAGATCGCCGCGCTCACGGTCATCGCGGGCTTCACCTTCTGGCTCGGCATGGGCGTGGTGCTGGGGCTGAGCCTAATCATCGAGGCCGGGCAGCTCGCCGGGCTCGCCTTCACGTCGATTCGGATCAACCAGGGCGTCGGCCTCGTGGCCCTGGGCCTGGTACTGGGCTACCTCGCCTGGGTCTCGGCCAAGAAGCGCAGCATCACGGTCAAGCAGTGGCGGCTGGAACTGCCGGGCGCCTCGGTCTCGATCGGCCAGATGATCGTCGGGATCGGCGACGTCTGCGCGGCGGCGGCGGTGCTCTACGTGCTGCTGCCGCAGGGGATGACGCTGGGCTTCACCACGTTCCTGGCGATCTACGTGCTGGCCGCGATGCTGGGCATCGCCTCCAACGCCCCCGGGGGCATCGGGGTGTTCGAGGCCACCATTCTGCTCGCCCTGTCGAGCCTGCCGCGCAACGAGGTGTTGACCTCGCTGCTGCTGTTCCGGGGCTGCTACTACGTCGTGCCGTTCGTCGTCGCCCTGGCGATGCTCGGCCTCTACGAGATCGTGAAGCGGGCCGGCGGCGCGCGCGATCCGGGGCCGCCGGAAGGCACGGCCGGCCCGTCCGGCCGCCCCTGGCCCGACGACACCGAGTCCCGGTAA
- a CDS encoding glutathione S-transferase family protein, with protein sequence MTEPLTLYGDPGSGNCLKVKWVADRLGIPSIWRTIDVPGGGTRDPAFLALNPAGRVPLVVFPDGETLSESNAIIVYLAEGSALVPEAARDRARMLQWMFWEQYSHEPYIAVRRYQLHYLKRAPDALDPKLAERGTDALRLMQATLERAAFMAGDALTLADVALVAYTRMAHEGGFDLAAYPAIRAWIPRVEAGLGIGPYAGPA encoded by the coding sequence ATGACCGAACCGCTGACGCTCTACGGGGATCCGGGTTCCGGCAACTGCCTCAAGGTCAAATGGGTGGCCGATCGTCTCGGCATCCCGTCGATCTGGCGCACCATCGACGTCCCGGGTGGCGGCACACGCGATCCGGCGTTCCTGGCGCTGAACCCCGCCGGCCGTGTCCCGCTCGTCGTGTTTCCCGATGGCGAGACCCTATCGGAATCCAACGCGATCATCGTCTACCTCGCGGAAGGCTCGGCGCTCGTGCCCGAGGCGGCCCGCGACCGCGCCCGCATGCTGCAATGGATGTTCTGGGAGCAGTACAGCCACGAGCCCTACATCGCGGTCCGCCGGTATCAGCTTCATTACCTGAAGCGCGCACCGGACGCGCTCGATCCGAAGCTCGCGGAACGCGGCACTGACGCGCTTCGGCTGATGCAGGCGACGCTCGAACGCGCGGCCTTCATGGCCGGCGATGCGCTGACGCTCGCCGACGTGGCGCTGGTCGCCTACACCCGCATGGCCCACGAGGGCGGCTTCGACTTGGCCGCCTACCCGGCCATCCGCGCCTGGATCCCGCGGGTCGAGGCCGGGCTCGGGATCGGCCCCTATGCCGGCCCGGCCTGA